From Halobacterium sp. R2-5, the proteins below share one genomic window:
- a CDS encoding PPC domain-containing DNA-binding protein, producing MNVREVTGGREYVVRLDHGADWREEIESLAENELINAAWFVGMGAVQDAELWYYDQDDFEYKPARFEEPLEVASCVGNISELDGEPFAHTHVSLSRRSGQALAGHLDRATVFAGELYVRELDTELVREHDDATDLDLWL from the coding sequence ATGAACGTCCGCGAAGTCACCGGCGGCCGCGAGTACGTCGTGCGCCTCGACCACGGCGCCGACTGGCGCGAGGAGATCGAGTCGCTGGCCGAAAACGAACTCATCAACGCCGCCTGGTTCGTCGGCATGGGCGCGGTCCAGGACGCCGAGCTCTGGTACTACGACCAGGACGACTTCGAGTACAAGCCCGCGCGCTTCGAGGAGCCCCTGGAGGTCGCCTCCTGCGTCGGGAACATCTCCGAACTCGACGGTGAACCGTTCGCGCACACGCACGTGTCACTATCCCGACGGTCCGGACAGGCGCTGGCCGGCCACCTCGACCGCGCGACCGTGTTCGCGGGCGAGCTGTACGTCCGCGAGCTCGACACCGAACTCGTCCGCGAGCACGACGACGCCACAGACCTCGACCTCTGGCTGTAA
- a CDS encoding ABC transporter permease subunit, translated as MQGETERETDVDSTLAQRIKQKPSPAVRWGVVMAALLLVELGALAGAVMSVPWDVPVNAVANTVPVLGDIFASVASVFAAAGDAVANLPTLLSRELIPNQGYFHPENGWQNTFLGLEPKHAWLLRVVLVYAYAALFLYWVWRGYLVFRRHYRYADWTPADDIIDRFRGHTWGQFGLVLVVFFLVLAVFAPTVSPVTQEENIMQPYGHNVTYYDADAGGVTTITAGAANLDSRSTGQQSNVAPWTYDSFDRFHPAGTLPSGKDLFAFMAYGARISLFIGIVASGIAGGIALALALLTSYYKGLADMTAVVMSDAFSAMPRLLVLIMLLFVLQDHWIMEVYSGAFLLALLFGIWGWMGLWRSVRGPSLQIVENEWIKAAEGFGEKPRRIVTKHVAPYVFSYLLIYLSMSLGGYIISAAGLAFLGLGVTSPTPEWGRAISIGQNLISTQSWHISVLPGVAITLLVLGFNAFGDGVRDALDPQSGGDGDASGEAAAAGGGA; from the coding sequence ATGCAAGGCGAAACCGAACGAGAGACCGACGTCGACTCCACGCTCGCACAGCGAATCAAACAGAAACCCTCGCCCGCCGTCCGCTGGGGCGTCGTGATGGCCGCCCTCCTCCTCGTCGAACTCGGCGCGCTCGCGGGCGCGGTGATGTCGGTTCCGTGGGACGTCCCGGTCAACGCCGTCGCGAACACCGTCCCGGTACTCGGCGACATCTTCGCGTCGGTCGCGTCCGTGTTCGCGGCCGCCGGCGACGCCGTCGCGAACCTGCCGACGCTGCTCAGCCGCGAGCTGATCCCGAACCAGGGGTACTTCCACCCCGAGAACGGCTGGCAGAACACGTTCCTCGGGCTGGAGCCGAAGCACGCGTGGCTGCTCCGCGTCGTGCTCGTCTACGCGTACGCGGCGCTGTTCCTCTACTGGGTGTGGCGGGGCTACCTGGTCTTCCGGCGCCACTACCGGTACGCCGACTGGACGCCCGCCGACGACATCATCGACCGATTCCGCGGGCACACGTGGGGCCAGTTCGGCCTCGTGCTCGTCGTGTTCTTCCTCGTGCTGGCGGTGTTCGCGCCGACGGTCAGCCCCGTCACGCAGGAGGAGAACATCATGCAGCCGTACGGCCACAACGTCACGTACTACGACGCCGACGCCGGCGGAGTGACGACGATAACCGCGGGCGCGGCGAACCTGGACTCCCGGTCCACGGGCCAGCAGAGCAACGTCGCGCCGTGGACGTACGACAGCTTCGACAGGTTCCACCCGGCGGGGACGTTACCGTCCGGGAAGGACCTGTTCGCGTTCATGGCGTACGGCGCGCGCATCTCGCTGTTCATCGGCATCGTCGCGTCCGGCATCGCGGGCGGCATCGCGCTCGCGCTCGCGCTGCTGACGTCGTACTACAAGGGGCTCGCGGACATGACCGCGGTCGTGATGAGCGACGCGTTCTCCGCGATGCCGCGGCTGCTCGTGCTCATCATGCTCCTCTTCGTCCTCCAGGACCACTGGATAATGGAGGTGTACAGCGGGGCGTTCCTGTTGGCCCTCCTCTTCGGCATCTGGGGGTGGATGGGACTGTGGCGCTCGGTCCGCGGCCCGTCGCTGCAGATCGTGGAGAACGAGTGGATCAAGGCCGCGGAGGGCTTCGGCGAGAAGCCGCGGCGCATCGTCACCAAGCACGTCGCGCCGTACGTGTTCAGCTACCTGCTCATCTACCTCTCGATGTCCCTGGGCGGGTACATCATCAGCGCGGCGGGACTGGCGTTCCTCGGGCTGGGCGTGACCTCGCCGACGCCGGAGTGGGGACGCGCCATCTCCATCGGGCAGAACCTCATCAGCACGCAGTCCTGGCACATCTCCGTGCTGCCGGGCGTCGCCATCACGCTGCTCGTGCTCGGGTTCAACGCGTTCGGCGACGGCGTCCGTGACGCGCTCGACCCGCAGTCGGGCGGCGACGGCGACGCGTCCGGCGAGGCCGCGGCCGCAGGGGGTGGTGCGTGA
- a CDS encoding ABC transporter ATP-binding protein — protein sequence MSAPQYADGDRTDQEPLLQVENLQTAFFTDKETIRAVDGVSFDISRGESVGVVGESGSGKSVTARSIMGLVDSPGRIVGGSIEYKGEELTDNTETEWQNIRGGEIAMVFQDPLTSLNPVYTVGNQIKESLRLHQGLRGREATEEAINLLEDVGIPDAPRRVNEYPHEFSGGMRQRAVIAVALACDPDLLICDEPTTALDVTIQAQILDLLENLKVEHDLGIMFITHDLGVIAEITDRVNVMYAGEMVESAPVDELFDNPKHPYTEGMLESIPGRNERGEPLRTIEGEVPTPNEPATYCRFAPRCPKAFDDCEQVHPVQVDVADGDEAHRAACLLYPEDVSQNEAVQIHESRDDRTETEVDR from the coding sequence ATGAGCGCCCCGCAGTACGCCGACGGCGACCGGACCGACCAGGAGCCGCTGCTGCAGGTCGAGAACCTGCAGACGGCGTTCTTCACGGACAAGGAGACGATCCGCGCCGTCGACGGCGTGAGTTTCGACATCAGCCGCGGCGAGTCCGTCGGCGTCGTCGGCGAGTCCGGCTCCGGGAAGTCCGTGACCGCCCGCTCCATCATGGGGCTGGTCGACAGCCCCGGCCGCATCGTCGGCGGCTCCATCGAGTACAAGGGCGAGGAGCTGACGGACAACACGGAAACGGAGTGGCAGAACATCCGCGGCGGCGAGATCGCGATGGTGTTCCAGGACCCGCTGACGTCGCTGAACCCCGTCTACACCGTCGGCAACCAGATCAAGGAGTCGCTGCGCCTCCACCAGGGGCTGCGCGGCCGGGAGGCCACGGAGGAGGCGATCAACCTCCTCGAAGACGTCGGCATCCCCGACGCGCCGCGCCGCGTGAACGAGTACCCCCACGAGTTCTCCGGGGGGATGCGCCAGCGCGCAGTCATCGCGGTGGCGCTGGCCTGCGACCCGGACCTGCTCATCTGCGACGAGCCGACGACCGCCCTGGACGTGACGATTCAGGCCCAGATTCTGGACCTGCTGGAGAACCTGAAAGTCGAGCACGACCTCGGCATCATGTTCATCACGCACGACCTCGGCGTCATCGCCGAGATCACCGACCGCGTGAACGTGATGTACGCGGGCGAGATGGTCGAGTCCGCGCCCGTCGACGAGCTGTTCGACAACCCCAAGCACCCGTACACGGAGGGGATGCTGGAGAGCATCCCGGGCCGCAACGAGCGCGGCGAGCCGCTGCGCACCATCGAGGGCGAGGTGCCGACGCCGAACGAGCCGGCGACGTACTGCCGGTTCGCGCCGCGGTGTCCGAAGGCGTTCGACGACTGCGAGCAGGTCCACCCCGTGCAGGTGGACGTCGCCGACGGCGACGAAGCGCACCG
- a CDS encoding ABC transporter substrate-binding protein yields the protein MTDTDNLSRRRFLQGTGAAATAAALAGCAGGDGDSSETTSGTDENGGSQNDEDRYRGRQIGTADSLDPVYATDTTSGTHIQEIFDGLTNYVNGTVNVETLLAEDYTVSEDGTTITFQLKEGATYNNGDEVTASDVVYAWERLAASDNSNRVGFLLDTLGVEHETETDDEGNEQYVPESKAVEATGEYEVEITLQEPFYAALELIAYTAFVPIPEGLLGDIDGYEGEMDYDTFAAEEPVGAGPYVLTEWSEATRISLDARDDYHGEEILNEGLDYSVFTESNAAYTYATSNVNADSPYIPSARFDPELRNFEGTDDRGRQYGTYGPFEPNGMTAQYYEVASLSTFYYGFDTQNVPKPVRQAVAYAMNQETINNDIISTPTQEGYHFTPPALFPGGAENYNSRAEEYPYGVGEARIDQARQVMEDAGYGPNNQYELGFDMSSGTASAWGEDAFNLLRDKLQQAHIEMELRTADGSTFINRGRNGKFGLYFLGWIADYPGADNFLTLLNPPNTFFQEGGASYFRWSEETGDHASDAEAAWETVQNNLGLGEDAAEAREEAYVQIEQANWDDAVLLPVMHNIEQSYSYEWLDTPRFGAMGPSRKKSHRTEIGDRGEYQ from the coding sequence ATGACAGACACTGACAACCTCTCCCGTCGGCGGTTCCTGCAGGGAACCGGCGCCGCAGCGACAGCGGCCGCCCTGGCTGGCTGTGCAGGTGGCGACGGCGACTCCAGCGAGACGACTTCCGGTACGGACGAGAACGGTGGCAGTCAGAACGACGAGGACCGCTATCGCGGTCGACAGATCGGGACGGCCGACTCGCTGGACCCGGTGTACGCGACGGACACGACGTCCGGGACGCACATCCAGGAGATCTTCGACGGCCTGACCAACTACGTCAACGGCACGGTCAACGTCGAGACCCTCCTCGCCGAGGACTACACGGTCTCCGAAGACGGCACCACGATCACCTTCCAGCTGAAGGAGGGCGCGACGTACAACAACGGCGACGAGGTCACCGCCAGCGACGTCGTCTACGCGTGGGAGCGGCTGGCAGCCTCCGACAACTCCAACCGCGTCGGCTTCCTCCTCGACACGCTCGGCGTCGAGCACGAGACCGAGACCGACGACGAGGGCAACGAGCAGTACGTCCCCGAGAGCAAGGCCGTCGAGGCGACCGGCGAGTACGAGGTCGAAATCACCCTCCAAGAGCCGTTCTACGCGGCCCTCGAACTCATCGCGTACACGGCGTTCGTCCCGATTCCCGAGGGGCTCCTCGGCGACATCGACGGGTACGAGGGCGAGATGGACTACGACACGTTCGCCGCCGAGGAACCGGTCGGTGCGGGCCCGTACGTCCTCACCGAGTGGAGCGAGGCGACCCGCATCAGCCTCGACGCCCGCGACGACTACCACGGCGAGGAGATCCTCAACGAGGGCCTCGACTACTCCGTGTTCACGGAGTCCAACGCCGCGTACACGTACGCGACGTCGAACGTCAACGCCGACAGCCCGTACATCCCGTCCGCGCGGTTCGACCCCGAACTGCGTAACTTCGAGGGCACCGACGACCGGGGCCGCCAGTACGGCACCTACGGGCCGTTCGAGCCGAACGGCATGACGGCCCAGTACTACGAGGTCGCCTCCCTGTCGACGTTCTACTACGGGTTCGACACCCAGAACGTCCCCAAGCCGGTCCGTCAGGCCGTCGCGTACGCGATGAACCAGGAGACCATCAACAACGACATCATCTCCACGCCGACCCAGGAGGGCTACCACTTCACCCCGCCGGCCCTGTTCCCCGGCGGCGCGGAGAACTACAACAGCCGCGCGGAGGAGTACCCGTACGGCGTCGGCGAAGCCCGCATCGACCAGGCCCGCCAGGTCATGGAGGACGCCGGCTACGGCCCGAACAACCAGTACGAGCTCGGATTCGACATGTCGTCCGGGACCGCGTCGGCGTGGGGCGAGGACGCGTTCAACCTGCTGCGCGACAAGCTCCAGCAGGCCCACATCGAGATGGAGCTCCGTACCGCCGACGGGAGCACGTTCATCAACCGGGGCCGCAACGGCAAGTTCGGCCTCTACTTCCTCGGCTGGATCGCCGACTACCCGGGCGCCGACAACTTCCTCACGCTCCTCAACCCGCCGAACACGTTCTTCCAGGAAGGCGGTGCCTCGTACTTCCGCTGGTCCGAGGAGACCGGCGACCACGCGAGCGACGCCGAGGCGGCGTGGGAGACCGTCCAGAACAACCTCGGTCTCGGTGAGGACGCCGCGGAAGCCCGCGAAGAGGCTTACGTCCAGATCGAGCAGGCGAACTGGGACGACGCCGTGCTCCTGCCGGTGATGCACAACATCGAGCAGAGCTACAGCTACGAGTGGCTCGACACGCCGCGCTTCGGCGCGATGGGGCCGTCCCGGAAGAAGAGCCACCGCACGGAGATCGGCGATCGCGGCGAGTACCAGTAA
- a CDS encoding ABC transporter permease, which yields MSRWTYFAKRLVLAIPVILFGTSLTFFIIYAGPVDPATAILGQKATPERIRQVHEQLGLNQPLWEQYAEFLVDMFTFNLGNSWVVQPNTPAYEVIMNFAPRTILMGAWAVLLPLFIGIPLGFYAGLNPNTLGDYSASFGGIVWRAMPNFWLAVMLMMVLSQSEKFLFGFNWENFVVSTNVAGSPRMSNLWNFENFLRASKLVLPASLVLGSASMGNEMRIGRTAFLEVKNSNYVEMARAKGLPGRTIVWKHIFRNALIPLIPVITAEAGVLVGGSVLVETVFGINGIGWLFYTAVMSGDLPLSGALMFLFILLLVGLNILQDFLYTVVDPRVGFESEG from the coding sequence ATGAGCCGGTGGACATACTTCGCGAAACGCCTGGTGCTCGCTATCCCCGTCATACTCTTCGGGACGTCGCTGACGTTCTTCATCATCTACGCGGGGCCGGTCGACCCCGCGACCGCGATTCTCGGACAGAAGGCGACACCGGAGCGCATCCGGCAGGTACACGAACAGCTCGGTCTCAACCAACCGCTGTGGGAGCAGTACGCCGAATTCCTCGTCGACATGTTCACGTTCAACCTGGGCAACTCCTGGGTCGTCCAGCCGAACACGCCCGCCTACGAGGTCATCATGAACTTCGCGCCCCGCACAATCCTGATGGGCGCGTGGGCCGTGCTGCTGCCGCTGTTCATCGGTATCCCGCTGGGGTTCTACGCCGGCCTCAATCCGAACACGCTCGGCGACTACTCGGCCTCGTTCGGCGGTATCGTCTGGCGTGCGATGCCGAACTTCTGGCTGGCGGTGATGTTGATGATGGTGCTCTCCCAGTCCGAGAAGTTCCTCTTCGGATTCAACTGGGAGAACTTCGTCGTCTCCACGAACGTCGCCGGCTCACCCAGAATGTCCAACCTCTGGAACTTCGAGAACTTCCTGCGGGCGTCGAAGCTCGTGCTGCCGGCCTCGCTCGTCCTCGGGTCGGCGTCGATGGGCAACGAGATGCGCATCGGCCGGACCGCGTTCCTCGAAGTGAAGAACTCCAACTACGTCGAGATGGCGCGAGCGAAGGGACTGCCCGGCCGCACCATCGTCTGGAAGCACATCTTCCGGAACGCGCTCATCCCCCTGATTCCCGTCATCACCGCGGAAGCCGGCGTCCTCGTCGGCGGCTCCGTGCTCGTGGAGACGGTGTTCGGCATCAACGGCATCGGGTGGCTGTTCTACACCGCGGTCATGAGCGGCGACCTGCCGCTGTCGGGCGCGTTGATGTTCCTGTTCATCCTGTTGCTCGTAGGCCTGAACATCCTCCAGGACTTCCTGTACACGGTCGTCGACCCCCGTGTCGGGTTCGAGAGCGAGGGCTAA